One genomic segment of Campylobacter sp. includes these proteins:
- a CDS encoding 2-hydroxyacyl-CoA dehydratase yields MFAKFTKDMKATHTILIPTMIDPHFRFMQGVLRDEGYKSVLLGENRQNIVEEGLRSVHNDMCYPALLVIGQFIDALKSGEFDTHKVALLISQTGGGCRASNYINLLRKALEDSGFGYVPAISLNFGSLDENEFSLGKKSLLKLFAAIFYGDLMMGLYNQCKPYEKIKNQTNEIYELCAERIKNLTDQRSFFNLKKNFKFILSQFAKIERDDKPRVKVGIVGEIYLKYSPIGNNGLNAYLIRENAEPVNTGLMDFVLTCIYDAVYDKQLYGKGGAAYYGSLAVAKVVEFFQRMMIKQMKRFGFRAPSPFSEVRAAADGYIGHGVKMGEGWLLTAEMVEFMRHGIQNVVCAQPFGCLPNHIIARGMIRKIKQNYPQANIAAIDYDPGASAVNQENRIKLMLANANRK; encoded by the coding sequence ATGTTTGCTAAATTTACGAAAGATATGAAAGCGACCCACACAATATTGATCCCCACGATGATCGATCCGCATTTTCGCTTTATGCAAGGCGTGCTGCGCGACGAGGGCTATAAGAGCGTCTTGCTCGGCGAAAATCGCCAAAATATCGTCGAGGAAGGGCTTCGCAGCGTGCATAACGACATGTGCTACCCCGCGCTGCTCGTCATCGGGCAGTTTATCGACGCGCTCAAAAGTGGCGAGTTTGATACGCATAAAGTAGCGCTTCTCATCAGCCAAACGGGCGGCGGCTGCAGAGCGAGCAACTACATAAATTTGCTTCGCAAAGCGCTTGAGGACAGCGGCTTTGGCTACGTCCCCGCGATCTCGTTAAATTTTGGATCGCTAGATGAGAATGAATTTAGCCTCGGCAAAAAATCGCTTCTAAAGCTCTTCGCCGCAATATTTTACGGCGATTTGATGATGGGGCTGTATAATCAGTGCAAGCCCTACGAAAAGATCAAAAATCAAACGAATGAAATTTATGAACTCTGCGCCGAGCGGATCAAAAATTTGACCGATCAAAGATCGTTTTTCAATCTCAAGAAAAATTTCAAATTTATCCTCTCGCAGTTCGCTAAAATCGAGCGTGACGATAAGCCGCGAGTAAAAGTGGGCATCGTGGGCGAAATTTATCTTAAATATTCGCCCATCGGCAACAACGGGCTAAACGCCTACCTCATCCGCGAAAACGCCGAGCCCGTCAATACGGGGCTGATGGACTTCGTGCTTACCTGCATCTATGATGCGGTCTACGACAAGCAGCTCTACGGCAAGGGCGGCGCGGCGTATTACGGCTCGCTTGCGGTCGCTAAAGTAGTGGAATTTTTCCAGCGCATGATGATTAAGCAGATGAAGCGCTTCGGATTTCGCGCGCCGAGCCCATTTAGCGAGGTTCGTGCCGCCGCCGATGGCTACATCGGTCACGGCGTGAAGATGGGCGAGGGCTGGCTGCTGACGGCGGAGATGGTCGAGTTTATGCGTCACGGCATACAAAACGTCGTGTGCGCGCAGCCCTTCGGCTGCCTACCAAACCACATCATCGCGCGCGGAATGATCCGAAAGATTAAACAGAACTACCCGCAAGCAAACATCGCCGCTATCGACTACGACCCGGGCGCAAGCGCGGTAAATCAAGAAAACCGCATAAAGCTGATGCTTGCTAACGCAAATCGAAAGTAG
- a CDS encoding acyl-CoA dehydratase activase: MIFLGIDVGSTTVKTVVLNDKYEILSKSYERHLAKPKELVLDKILQIQKTYAGEQFSVAIAGSAGMGIAKNCKIPFVQEVFATSLGVKRMFPKTDVVIELGGEDAKILFLTGGLEERMNGSCAGGTGAFIDQMTNLLHLDITELDRLSFAANKIYPIASRCGVFAKSDIQPLLNQGVRKEDICASIYAAVVEQTISGLAQGREVKGNILFLGGPLFFLKGLQKRFKEVLKLTDETATFPDIAPYFVAYGSALYAKDTGETLNLEETIALLKKEPDRTALEAEPPLFKDRAEFDEFTARHARASVPKVDIHTYSGDAYLGVDCGSTTIKVVLMGANYELLYKFYSSNKGDPVDILLPRLKELYDLCEGRIKIKGSGVTGYGEDLIKTAFRFDYGIVETIAHYSAARHFNPKVDFIIDIGGQDIKCFSIKDGNIDSIVLNEACSSGCGSFLQTFSNSLGYDIKDFANLALFATHPAKLGSRCTVFMNSSVKQAQKDGATIEDISAGLAISVIKNAIYKVIRVRNADDLGQNIVVQGGTFLNNAVLRAFEKELGKDVIRLDISELMGAYGAALFAKNNANERTDMISRAELENFTHRSEFSVCKLCTNKCPLTISYFGDTKFVSGNKCERGAGKEIRHDITNLFEFKNELLRKYRKPPKQDAPRVGIPFVLNMFEMIPFWSAFFENLGMSVVLSQKPRKETLFLASQSIPSDTVCYPAKSVHGHIYDLLNKSVDFIFYPCMSYSLDENISENCYNCPVVAYYPELIRANVGALEEKKFLYPHVDLNMQDSFCKTMQAELADAGYKFHSDAVKNAVLQGLKELQNYKNTVLIKGEETLKEINISGMPAVVLAGRPYHIDKTINHGIDRYLNSLGFIVLSEDALPLSRVQTKSLNQWTYHARLYSAARFVCKYPRMQLVQLVSFGCGIDAITGDEVRDILRQNGKIYTQLKIDEVTNLGAVKIRLRSLKATMIERERQGAQQEARKDAR; this comes from the coding sequence GTGATTTTTTTAGGCATTGACGTAGGATCAACCACTGTTAAAACGGTAGTTTTAAACGATAAATATGAAATTTTAAGCAAGAGCTACGAGAGGCATTTGGCAAAGCCCAAGGAGCTGGTGCTGGATAAAATTTTGCAAATCCAAAAAACCTATGCAGGCGAGCAATTCAGCGTCGCCATAGCGGGTTCGGCGGGCATGGGTATCGCCAAAAATTGCAAAATTCCGTTCGTCCAAGAGGTTTTCGCTACCTCGCTCGGCGTCAAGCGGATGTTTCCAAAGACCGATGTCGTGATCGAGCTGGGCGGTGAGGATGCTAAAATTTTATTTCTCACGGGCGGACTTGAAGAGCGGATGAACGGTTCGTGCGCGGGCGGTACCGGTGCATTTATCGATCAGATGACCAATCTTTTGCATCTGGATATCACGGAGCTTGACCGCCTAAGCTTTGCGGCTAATAAAATTTACCCGATCGCCTCACGTTGTGGCGTATTTGCTAAAAGCGACATTCAGCCGCTACTAAATCAAGGCGTTAGAAAAGAGGATATTTGCGCTAGTATCTACGCCGCGGTCGTCGAGCAGACGATCTCAGGGCTTGCGCAGGGTCGCGAGGTCAAGGGCAATATCCTGTTTCTAGGCGGTCCGTTGTTTTTCCTAAAAGGCCTTCAGAAGCGCTTTAAAGAGGTGCTAAAGCTCACCGACGAAACGGCGACTTTCCCCGATATTGCGCCTTACTTCGTGGCTTACGGCAGCGCGCTGTACGCAAAAGATACGGGCGAAACGTTAAATTTAGAAGAGACGATCGCGCTTTTAAAAAAGGAGCCTGACAGGACCGCGCTGGAAGCCGAGCCGCCGCTTTTCAAAGACAGAGCGGAATTTGACGAGTTCACCGCTCGCCATGCCCGCGCGAGCGTGCCTAAGGTGGATATCCACACCTACAGTGGAGATGCGTATTTGGGCGTGGATTGCGGCAGCACTACGATCAAAGTCGTGCTTATGGGCGCAAACTACGAGCTGCTGTATAAATTTTACTCCTCCAATAAAGGCGATCCGGTCGATATCCTGTTGCCGCGACTTAAGGAGCTATACGATCTTTGCGAGGGTCGCATCAAGATCAAGGGCAGCGGCGTTACCGGCTATGGCGAGGATCTCATTAAAACCGCCTTTCGCTTCGATTACGGTATCGTCGAGACGATCGCGCATTACAGCGCTGCGCGCCACTTCAATCCGAAGGTAGATTTTATCATCGACATCGGCGGCCAGGACATCAAGTGTTTCTCCATTAAAGACGGCAATATTGATTCTATCGTGTTAAACGAGGCGTGCAGCTCGGGCTGTGGCTCGTTTTTGCAGACCTTTTCAAATTCTTTGGGTTACGACATTAAAGATTTCGCAAACCTAGCCCTTTTTGCGACTCATCCAGCCAAGCTTGGCAGCCGCTGCACGGTCTTTATGAACTCCTCGGTTAAGCAGGCTCAAAAGGACGGTGCTACGATCGAGGACATCAGCGCCGGACTTGCTATTAGCGTCATAAAAAATGCGATTTACAAGGTTATCCGCGTGCGAAATGCCGACGATTTGGGTCAAAACATCGTAGTGCAGGGCGGGACATTTTTAAACAATGCCGTGTTGCGCGCGTTTGAAAAAGAGCTCGGCAAGGACGTGATCCGTCTAGATATCAGCGAGCTTATGGGTGCATACGGCGCGGCACTTTTTGCCAAAAATAACGCAAACGAGCGTACCGATATGATCAGTCGTGCAGAACTTGAAAATTTCACTCATCGCAGCGAATTTAGCGTCTGCAAGCTCTGTACGAACAAATGCCCGCTTACGATCAGCTACTTCGGCGATACTAAATTTGTCTCGGGCAATAAATGCGAGCGCGGCGCGGGCAAAGAGATCCGCCACGACATTACGAATTTATTTGAGTTTAAAAACGAGCTTTTGCGAAAATATCGTAAGCCGCCGAAGCAAGACGCACCGCGAGTCGGAATTCCGTTTGTTTTGAATATGTTTGAGATGATCCCGTTTTGGAGTGCGTTTTTTGAAAATTTAGGCATGAGCGTCGTGCTGTCGCAAAAGCCGCGAAAAGAGACGCTGTTTTTGGCAAGCCAAAGCATCCCGAGCGATACCGTCTGCTACCCGGCTAAAAGCGTGCACGGCCACATCTACGATCTGCTAAATAAGAGCGTCGATTTTATCTTCTATCCGTGTATGAGCTACAGCCTAGATGAAAATATCAGCGAGAACTGCTACAACTGCCCCGTAGTCGCATACTACCCCGAGCTGATACGCGCGAACGTAGGCGCGCTAGAGGAGAAAAAATTCCTCTACCCGCACGTGGATCTTAACATGCAAGATTCGTTTTGCAAAACGATGCAGGCTGAGCTTGCGGACGCTGGGTATAAATTTCATTCCGACGCCGTTAAAAACGCCGTCTTGCAAGGCCTTAAGGAGCTGCAAAACTATAAAAATACCGTTTTAATAAAAGGCGAGGAGACCCTAAAGGAGATCAATATAAGCGGCATGCCTGCCGTCGTGCTAGCGGGTCGCCCGTATCATATTGATAAGACGATAAATCACGGTATCGATCGCTATCTAAATTCCTTGGGCTTTATAGTGCTTAGCGAGGACGCGCTGCCGCTTAGCAGGGTGCAGACGAAAAGCCTTAATCAATGGACCTACCACGCCAGGCTTTATAGTGCGGCGCGGTTCGTCTGTAAATACCCGCGTATGCAGCTGGTGCAGTTAGTGAGCTTCGGCTGCGGGATAGATGCGATCACGGGCGACGAGGTGCGCGACATACTGCGTCAAAACGGTAAAATTTACACTCAACTTAAAATCGACGAGGTTACGAACCTAGGTGCGGTCAAGATCCGCCTGCGTAGCCTAAAAGCGACTATGATAGAGCGCGAGAGGCAAGGCGCGCAACAAGAAGCAAGAAAGGATGCGCGCTAA
- the rpsP gene encoding 30S ribosomal protein S16, whose protein sequence is MATVVRLTRIGRKKQPFYRIVVTDSRKRRDGGFIETIGFYNPLKQSDNIKFDAERLAYWKSVGAKLSDRVAQITSK, encoded by the coding sequence ATGGCAACAGTTGTTAGGCTTACAAGAATCGGAAGAAAGAAGCAGCCTTTTTACCGCATCGTGGTAACGGATAGCAGGAAAAGACGCGACGGCGGCTTTATCGAGACGATCGGCTTTTATAATCCGTTAAAACAGAGCGATAATATTAAATTCGACGCGGAGCGTTTAGCATACTGGAAGAGCGTAGGCGCGAAGTTAAGCGATAGGGTCGCTCAAATCACAAGCAAATAA
- the trmD gene encoding tRNA (guanosine(37)-N1)-methyltransferase TrmD, whose protein sequence is MNFIFISLFENLIAPYFEDSILKRAVDKKIISTHFFNPRNFTTNRYKKVDDYMIGGGAGLLIGTEPLAGTIEHVRAKFKNAKFIYLSPAGKKFNQNDAKRLSGEESLCFICGRYEGIDERIVERYVDEIFCIGDFVLTGGELGALCMCDAISRNIRGVLGNEGSLVEESFEGGILEAPAFAKPDIFENLSIVSEFLKGNHAKMRSLKNQMALCKTRFFRPDMYRKIARNKGNL, encoded by the coding sequence ATGAATTTTATCTTCATCTCGCTATTTGAAAATCTCATCGCGCCGTATTTTGAGGACTCGATTTTAAAGCGCGCGGTCGATAAGAAAATAATCTCGACGCATTTTTTTAACCCGCGAAATTTCACGACAAATCGGTATAAAAAGGTAGATGATTATATGATCGGCGGCGGCGCGGGACTTTTGATCGGCACGGAGCCGCTTGCCGGAACGATCGAACACGTAAGAGCTAAATTTAAAAACGCCAAGTTTATCTACCTCTCGCCCGCCGGTAAAAAATTTAACCAAAACGATGCCAAGCGTTTAAGCGGCGAAGAGAGCCTATGCTTTATTTGCGGGCGCTATGAGGGGATAGATGAGCGCATAGTCGAAAGATATGTAGATGAAATTTTTTGCATCGGCGATTTCGTTCTTACCGGCGGCGAGCTCGGCGCGCTTTGCATGTGCGATGCGATAAGCCGCAATATAAGGGGCGTTTTGGGCAATGAAGGCTCGCTCGTCGAAGAAAGCTTTGAAGGCGGAATTTTAGAGGCACCCGCGTTCGCAAAGCCTGATATTTTTGAAAATTTATCTATAGTTTCAGAGTTTTTAAAGGGTAATCACGCTAAAATGCGCAGCTTAAAAAATCAAATGGCGCTATGCAAAACGAGGTTCTTCCGCCCGGATATGTACCGAAAGATCGCCAGAAATAAAGGAAATTTATGA
- a CDS encoding polymer-forming cytoskeletal protein has translation MAIFNKGDANTAQTTIISSGTLIKGELHLSCILHIDGNVEGDVISDNTVVIGKNGTARGSIRAKHIVISGKFFGNIEAELVELLGGGVLVGDVLSQSFGIEVGAKFNGKSAVSGGDQALVIDGSASEDVKLIDKALGE, from the coding sequence ATGGCAATCTTTAATAAAGGCGATGCAAACACCGCTCAAACAACAATAATCTCGTCAGGCACGCTCATCAAAGGAGAGCTGCACCTGTCGTGCATTTTGCATATCGATGGCAATGTCGAAGGCGACGTGATCTCCGATAACACCGTCGTCATCGGTAAAAATGGTACCGCGCGCGGCTCGATCAGGGCCAAACATATCGTAATCAGCGGCAAATTTTTCGGCAATATCGAAGCCGAGCTCGTCGAGCTGCTAGGCGGCGGTGTGCTCGTAGGCGACGTGCTATCGCAAAGCTTCGGCATCGAAGTGGGCGCAAAATTTAACGGAAAAAGCGCGGTGAGTGGCGGCGATCAAGCCCTAGTCATCGACGGCAGCGCAAGTGAAGACGTCAAGCTCATCGACAAAGCTCTAGGCGAATAA
- the rplS gene encoding 50S ribosomal protein L19, giving the protein MKNKYIQAFEDAQITSKSVPDFRAGDTLKVAIRIKEGDKSRIQNFEGTCIARRGNGVSETFIIRKIGANSVGVERIFPIYSESIESIEVLRKGRVRRAKLFYLRDRRGKAAKIKELRK; this is encoded by the coding sequence ATGAAAAACAAGTATATCCAAGCGTTTGAGGACGCTCAGATCACAAGCAAAAGTGTGCCTGATTTCCGTGCCGGCGACACCTTAAAAGTAGCCATCAGGATCAAAGAGGGCGATAAGAGCAGAATTCAAAATTTTGAAGGTACCTGCATTGCGCGCCGCGGAAACGGCGTAAGTGAGACCTTTATCATCCGCAAGATCGGTGCAAATAGCGTCGGCGTAGAGAGAATTTTTCCGATCTACAGCGAGAGCATCGAAAGTATCGAGGTTCTAAGAAAAGGACGCGTTCGCCGCGCGAAACTATTTTACCTACGCGACAGACGCGGTAAAGCGGCTAAAATCAAAGAACTTCGAAAATAA
- the ffh gene encoding signal recognition particle protein, giving the protein MFEIISESFKNAVNKLKTIDDEKALKNALETLKKALLKADVHHKVVKDFLALVEADLRIGTIGQKPFLQSIKTNLTKILTAPRGSSQGFVFASTPPTVALMTGLQGSGKSTSTIKLANYLKLRKKKVLVAACDLQRLAAVEQLRQLCEANEIELFFIEGESDPLKVAEKALSKAKSGLYDVLLVDTAGRLAIDEALMAQLAEMKKTLNPHEIFYVADAMSGQDGIKTAAKFDEILGLTGVILSKFDADTKGGVALGIAQQLGIPLRFIGTGEKVADLEGFIPDRITGRIMGEGDLATLAEKTSAVFDEREAKALNKKIKKGEFNFNDFVNQLESVKKLGNMKNLIGMIPGLSGMANKIKDIDLENSKEILHIKAMINSMTPKERENPDLLNNSRKRRLAAGAGLSQVEVNRFLKQFAGASKLAKKFSGKGGMQGLASIAQRQNLPR; this is encoded by the coding sequence GTGTTTGAGATCATAAGCGAGTCGTTTAAAAACGCGGTCAATAAATTAAAAACAATCGATGACGAAAAAGCTTTAAAAAACGCCTTGGAGACGCTAAAAAAGGCGCTTTTAAAGGCCGACGTGCACCACAAAGTCGTAAAGGATTTTTTAGCGCTTGTCGAAGCCGATCTTCGTATCGGTACGATAGGGCAGAAGCCGTTTTTGCAGTCCATCAAGACAAATTTGACTAAAATTTTAACGGCGCCTAGAGGCAGCAGCCAGGGATTTGTGTTCGCTAGCACGCCTCCTACAGTAGCTTTGATGACGGGACTTCAAGGAAGCGGAAAATCTACAAGCACGATAAAACTCGCGAACTATCTGAAACTTCGTAAAAAAAAGGTCTTGGTTGCAGCGTGCGACTTGCAGCGCCTAGCCGCGGTCGAGCAGCTCCGTCAGCTGTGCGAGGCGAATGAGATCGAGCTGTTTTTCATCGAGGGCGAGAGCGATCCGCTAAAAGTTGCAGAAAAAGCGCTAAGCAAGGCTAAAAGCGGGCTTTATGACGTACTGCTCGTAGATACGGCGGGGCGTCTTGCGATCGATGAGGCTCTGATGGCACAGCTTGCGGAGATGAAAAAAACTCTAAATCCGCATGAAATTTTTTACGTAGCGGACGCCATGAGCGGTCAAGACGGCATTAAAACGGCCGCTAAATTTGATGAAATTTTGGGTCTTACGGGCGTGATCTTAAGCAAATTTGACGCAGATACCAAAGGCGGCGTAGCTCTTGGTATCGCGCAGCAGCTTGGCATCCCGCTTCGCTTTATCGGAACCGGCGAGAAGGTGGCCGATTTAGAGGGCTTTATACCCGATAGAATTACAGGTCGCATTATGGGCGAGGGCGATTTAGCGACGTTAGCCGAGAAGACAAGCGCCGTCTTCGACGAAAGAGAAGCTAAGGCTCTAAACAAAAAGATCAAAAAGGGCGAGTTTAATTTTAATGATTTCGTAAATCAGCTCGAAAGCGTGAAAAAGCTCGGCAATATGAAAAATTTGATCGGCATGATCCCGGGGCTTTCCGGAATGGCGAATAAGATAAAAGATATCGATTTGGAAAACTCAAAAGAGATACTTCATATCAAAGCGATGATCAATTCTATGACGCCGAAAGAGCGCGAAAATCCCGATCTGCTAAATAATTCGCGCAAGCGCAGACTTGCTGCTGGTGCTGGGCTTTCACAGGTGGAGGTGAACCGCTTTTTGAAGCAATTCGCGGGCGCTTCGAAGCTTGCGAAGAAATTTTCGGGCAAGGGCGGCATGCAGGGGCTTGCCTCAATCGCTCAAAGGCAAAATTTACCGAGATAG
- the rimM gene encoding ribosome maturation factor RimM (Essential for efficient processing of 16S rRNA), producing MPDDLLEVAKLGRTIGLKGAVKIFDRSDFPSQFKKGAKFYLRNGEILEILSFNGANSSAIFKNYESVEAAANLTNQILYRSKEDTRKFCKLQKGEFFYFDIIGLEIYEDGAVLGRVKDISQIGNGYLFEVETDESLISQALPKEFFIPYVDAYVKEISLSERKIFTQNARAILENS from the coding sequence ATGCCTGATGATCTTTTAGAGGTCGCGAAGCTCGGTCGAACTATAGGTCTAAAGGGCGCGGTTAAAATTTTTGATCGCAGCGACTTCCCCTCTCAGTTTAAAAAAGGCGCCAAATTTTATCTGCGAAACGGCGAAATTTTAGAAATTCTATCCTTTAACGGCGCAAATTCTAGCGCTATCTTTAAAAATTACGAAAGTGTAGAAGCGGCGGCAAATTTAACTAACCAAATCCTTTACCGAAGCAAAGAGGACACGCGGAAATTTTGCAAATTGCAAAAGGGCGAGTTCTTTTACTTCGATATCATCGGGCTTGAAATTTATGAAGACGGTGCAGTTTTGGGGCGCGTAAAGGACATATCGCAGATCGGAAATGGATATCTTTTCGAGGTAGAAACGGATGAAAGCTTAATCTCGCAGGCTTTGCCGAAAGAATTTTTCATCCCCTACGTGGATGCCTATGTGAAAGAAATTTCGCTTAGCGAGCGTAAAATTTTTACGCAAAATGCGCGCGCGATTTTGGAAAACTCATGA
- a CDS encoding KH domain-containing protein has product MVENFIKEYAKLIADYPQSVSTQKRVGENFTEIIVYADKADTGKLIGKDGKMINAIKTVIIGYKAKDPINYKITVKAKDA; this is encoded by the coding sequence ATGGTAGAAAATTTTATAAAAGAATACGCAAAGTTGATCGCCGACTATCCGCAGTCCGTTTCTACGCAAAAGCGGGTCGGTGAAAACTTTACTGAGATCATCGTCTATGCCGACAAGGCCGATACAGGCAAACTCATCGGCAAGGACGGCAAAATGATAAACGCCATAAAGACCGTCATCATCGGCTATAAAGCAAAAGATCCGATCAATTATAAAATTACCGTCAAAGCCAAAGATGCCTGA